Proteins from a genomic interval of Chroococcidiopsis thermalis PCC 7203:
- a CDS encoding TolB family protein, which translates to MLLLVSFLSGCSGSPHLLSYPFDLGGRSLNSPAAELSPRVAGEYVVFTSDRFGRQDVYLFNLKTSSLVNLPGLNSVDAIASDPDLSADGRYIVFTSSRRGQVGIFLYDRETRQLRNLTANLAAEVRHPTISNDGNRIAFESSANGQWDILVCDRAGNLINVPMNPQ; encoded by the coding sequence TGGCTGTAGCGGCTCTCCCCATCTTTTAAGCTATCCCTTCGATCTAGGGGGACGCAGCCTCAACAGTCCTGCCGCAGAATTGTCTCCGCGCGTTGCAGGTGAATACGTAGTGTTTACATCCGATCGCTTCGGGCGACAAGATGTTTATTTATTTAATTTGAAAACGAGTAGTCTCGTAAATCTGCCAGGGTTAAACTCTGTTGATGCGATCGCCTCCGATCCCGACTTATCAGCCGATGGTCGCTACATTGTGTTTACTAGTAGTAGGCGAGGTCAAGTTGGTATTTTTCTCTACGATCGCGAAACTCGCCAATTAAGGAATTTGACGGCAAATTTAGCAGCAGAAGTGCGCCACCCTACCATTAGCAACGATGGCAACAGGATTGCCTTTGAATCGAGCGCTAACGGTCAATGGGATATTTTAGTTTGCGATCGCGCTGGTAACTTGATTAACGTGCCGATGAACCCGCAGTGA